In Arthrobacter sp. SLBN-112, a genomic segment contains:
- a CDS encoding MFS transporter, whose translation MSNSPVSAAGAASQPGPPIHPKGLFKAFAASLTGTALEWYDFAVYSAAAAVVFPIVFFPSSDPLTGTILAFSTYAVGYVSRPVGGVVFGRLGDRIGRKKVLVTTLMIIGAATVLIGVLPGYGSIGVAAPIMLVLLRFAQGVGVGGEWGGAVLLSSEYGDPQRRGFWASAAQVGPPAGNLLANGALAVLTLMLTEEQFLSFGWRIAFLVSALLVGFGLWIRLRLEDTPIFKAIEAHGEQPAAPIREVFSKELRPLIAAMLCRVGPDVLYALFTVFTLTYGIQGLGYERNQVLTAVLVGSAFQLFTIPLAGAVSDRFNRRLVYGVGAVVGAVWTFVFFGVLRGNNEPMLIVGIVLGLAAHSFMYGPQAAFIVEQFSPRLRSTGSSLAYTFAGVIGGAIAPLMFTVLLSQFGTWIPVAIYVAVAAAVTLVGLALGRDNNTVEDQDYRLLLEGTAASRAAGEAARASGVGHVR comes from the coding sequence ATGAGCAATTCTCCGGTTTCGGCTGCGGGCGCAGCATCACAGCCAGGGCCGCCGATCCATCCCAAGGGCCTGTTCAAAGCTTTTGCGGCGAGCCTGACCGGCACGGCCTTGGAGTGGTACGACTTCGCCGTCTATTCCGCGGCTGCCGCGGTGGTCTTTCCCATCGTTTTCTTCCCGTCCTCGGATCCCCTGACCGGCACCATCCTCGCCTTCTCCACCTACGCCGTCGGCTATGTGTCACGGCCCGTGGGCGGGGTGGTCTTCGGCCGGCTCGGCGACAGGATCGGGCGCAAGAAGGTCCTGGTCACCACACTGATGATCATCGGCGCGGCCACGGTGCTGATCGGCGTCCTCCCGGGCTACGGCAGCATCGGCGTTGCCGCCCCGATCATGCTGGTGCTGCTGCGCTTCGCCCAGGGCGTGGGCGTGGGCGGCGAATGGGGCGGCGCGGTGCTGCTCTCCAGCGAATACGGCGACCCGCAGCGGCGGGGTTTCTGGGCCTCGGCCGCGCAGGTGGGTCCGCCTGCCGGCAACCTGCTGGCCAACGGCGCGCTGGCGGTCCTGACCCTGATGCTCACCGAGGAACAGTTCCTCAGCTTTGGGTGGCGCATCGCATTCCTGGTATCCGCACTGCTGGTCGGGTTCGGTCTGTGGATCCGGCTCAGGCTTGAGGACACCCCCATCTTCAAGGCCATCGAAGCCCACGGCGAACAGCCCGCCGCACCCATCCGGGAGGTGTTCAGCAAGGAACTCCGGCCACTGATCGCTGCCATGCTCTGCCGCGTTGGGCCGGACGTGCTGTACGCGCTTTTCACCGTCTTCACCCTTACCTACGGCATCCAGGGGCTCGGCTACGAACGCAACCAGGTGCTCACCGCCGTCCTGGTCGGCTCGGCCTTCCAGCTGTTCACGATCCCCCTGGCGGGCGCAGTCTCAGACCGCTTCAACCGGCGGCTGGTCTATGGTGTGGGTGCAGTAGTGGGCGCCGTCTGGACCTTCGTTTTCTTCGGCGTCCTGCGTGGCAACAACGAGCCGATGCTGATCGTGGGCATCGTCCTGGGACTGGCGGCACACTCCTTTATGTACGGACCGCAGGCAGCCTTCATCGTGGAGCAGTTCTCGCCGCGGCTGCGTTCCACGGGAAGCTCACTCGCCTACACCTTCGCAGGCGTCATCGGCGGGGCCATCGCACCATTGATGTTCACAGTCCTGCTTTCGCAGTTCGGCACCTGGATTCCGGTGGCCATTTATGTGGCGGTCGCGGCGGCAGTGACCCTCGTGGGCCTGGCCTTGGGCCGGGACAACAACACAGTGGAGGACCAGGACTACCGCCTGCTGCTGGAAGGGACTGCGGCGTCCCGGGCAGCCGGCGAAGCGGCGCGTGCATCCGGCGTTGGCCACGTCCGATGA
- a CDS encoding GntR family transcriptional regulator has product MVKISGSAASGREKAYAYLRENVLTDPELQGRFLNEQELAADIGVSRTPVREALLLLVSDGLVELIPQRGAYVPVVTGREISELMELRGVLESHAAKLVIDEHRVPAKQMQDTLQQQAQIPNNDDPEDAREFIRLDTLFHQQLIDAAGNELISRTYSKLHVRQILVGVAALFRTGGRRQAVCAEHQDILDALVAGDSARAKEAIDRHLAVTRDILLRT; this is encoded by the coding sequence ATGGTAAAAATTTCGGGTTCGGCCGCCTCGGGCCGCGAAAAGGCGTACGCCTACCTGCGCGAAAACGTCCTGACCGACCCGGAACTGCAAGGCCGTTTCCTCAACGAGCAGGAGCTTGCCGCGGACATCGGGGTGTCCCGCACTCCGGTCCGTGAGGCGCTGCTGCTGCTGGTTTCCGACGGGCTGGTGGAGCTCATTCCGCAGCGGGGCGCATACGTTCCGGTCGTTACCGGCCGGGAGATTTCCGAGCTCATGGAACTCCGCGGCGTGCTGGAAAGCCATGCGGCCAAACTCGTTATTGACGAACACCGCGTGCCCGCCAAGCAAATGCAGGACACCCTGCAGCAGCAGGCGCAAATTCCGAACAACGATGACCCGGAAGACGCCCGCGAATTCATCCGCCTGGACACGCTCTTCCATCAGCAGCTCATCGACGCCGCCGGAAACGAACTCATTTCACGAACGTACAGCAAGCTCCATGTGCGGCAGATCCTGGTGGGCGTCGCCGCCCTGTTCCGCACGGGCGGCAGGCGCCAGGCGGTGTGCGCCGAACACCAGGACATCCTCGATGCCCTGGTGGCCGGCGATTCCGCCCGTGCCAAGGAGGCTATCGACCGCCACCTCGCGGTGACGCGGGACATCCTCCTGCGCACCTGA
- the lhgO gene encoding L-2-hydroxyglutarate oxidase: MERTDYCIIGGGIVGLATAYQLLRKEPDASLVLLEAAPTLASHQTGHNSGVIHSGIYYAPDSLKAEFSKAGARQTKEFCRDHGISYAEPGKLLVATTAVELERLDRLEERAAIHSLGCERIDEAELNRREPNVSGLGALFIPSTGIVDYQQVAHKLAELITAAGGSVLTGARVTSIVEHSGHVEVGTDHDAYACRRMIACAGLQSDRLAELAGMNIDVQIIPFRGEYFELPETKSRYVKHLIYPVPDPELPFLGVHLTPTINGSITVGPNAVLGLAREGYPKFSVNPKDVARYLRFPGLWHVARSNAATAVREVRNSLFKGSYLRECRKYAPGLAKEDLLPREAGIRAQAVRRDGTLLHDFLLAGTDRMIHVLNAPSPAATAALPIGEHLAGKAALRRAA, from the coding sequence GTGGAACGGACGGACTACTGCATCATTGGCGGCGGAATTGTGGGCCTTGCCACTGCTTACCAGCTCCTGCGGAAAGAGCCCGACGCCTCATTGGTCCTGCTGGAGGCCGCCCCCACGCTGGCTTCGCACCAGACCGGGCACAACAGCGGCGTCATCCACTCCGGGATCTACTACGCCCCGGACAGTCTCAAGGCCGAATTCAGCAAGGCCGGAGCCCGCCAGACCAAGGAATTCTGCCGGGACCACGGCATCAGCTACGCCGAGCCGGGCAAACTGCTGGTTGCCACCACAGCCGTGGAACTGGAGCGGCTGGACCGCCTGGAGGAACGAGCCGCCATCCACAGCCTGGGCTGCGAGCGCATCGACGAGGCGGAGCTCAATCGGCGCGAACCCAACGTTTCCGGGCTGGGCGCCCTGTTCATCCCCAGCACCGGCATCGTCGACTACCAGCAGGTGGCGCACAAGCTGGCAGAACTCATAACGGCCGCCGGCGGAAGCGTCCTCACCGGAGCCCGGGTCACCTCCATCGTGGAACACTCCGGGCATGTGGAGGTTGGCACGGATCATGACGCCTACGCCTGCCGCCGGATGATCGCTTGCGCCGGGCTGCAGTCGGACCGGCTCGCCGAACTGGCCGGAATGAACATCGATGTCCAGATCATTCCCTTCCGCGGCGAGTATTTTGAGTTGCCCGAAACAAAATCGCGCTACGTCAAACACCTCATCTACCCGGTACCTGACCCTGAATTGCCTTTCCTGGGCGTGCACCTCACTCCCACCATCAACGGCAGCATCACCGTCGGACCCAACGCGGTGCTGGGCCTGGCCCGGGAGGGCTACCCCAAGTTCTCGGTGAACCCGAAGGACGTGGCACGCTACCTGCGCTTTCCGGGGTTGTGGCACGTGGCGAGGTCCAATGCCGCCACAGCCGTTCGGGAGGTCCGGAACTCCCTGTTCAAGGGAAGCTACCTTCGGGAATGCCGGAAATACGCACCCGGCCTGGCCAAAGAGGACCTGCTGCCCCGCGAGGCAGGCATCAGGGCGCAGGCCGTGCGCCGGGACGGCACGCTCCTCCATGATTTCCTGCTGGCCGGGACCGACCGGATGATCCACGTATTGAACGCTCCGTCCCCCGCAGCCACCGCCGCCTTGCCCATCGGTGAGCACTTGGCCGGCAAGGCGGCGCTCCGCCGGGCGGCCTGA
- a CDS encoding carbon-nitrogen hydrolase family protein, producing the protein MRIAIAQIISGADTAANLGIIRDYAAQAKNAGAQLVVFPEAAMRAFGHSLKDIAEPLDGPWAGEVRRVAKDLGITIVAGMFTPGAEGRVRNTLLVTGPGVEASYDKVHLFDAFGFTESKTVDAGEAPVTFELEGTVFGLATCYDVRFPALFTANANAGAQVNIVCASWGAGEGKAEQWDLLVRARALDSTTFVIACGQGDPETVGAGPAGAAPTGIGHSAVVTPLGTAVVALGGKPELAVVDIDPASVDSVRATLPVLANARRF; encoded by the coding sequence ATGCGTATCGCCATCGCCCAAATCATCAGCGGCGCCGACACGGCGGCCAACCTTGGCATCATCCGGGACTATGCCGCCCAGGCGAAGAACGCCGGTGCGCAGCTGGTGGTCTTTCCGGAGGCGGCCATGCGCGCCTTCGGCCACTCGCTGAAAGACATTGCCGAACCGCTCGACGGCCCCTGGGCAGGCGAGGTTCGCCGCGTCGCCAAGGACCTGGGCATCACCATCGTGGCAGGCATGTTCACCCCCGGCGCGGAGGGGCGCGTCCGCAACACGCTGCTGGTCACCGGCCCCGGCGTGGAGGCGTCCTACGACAAGGTCCACCTCTTTGACGCGTTCGGCTTCACCGAGTCCAAGACAGTGGACGCCGGGGAGGCGCCGGTAACGTTCGAGCTCGAAGGCACCGTGTTCGGCCTGGCCACCTGTTACGACGTCCGCTTCCCGGCCCTGTTCACGGCTAACGCCAATGCAGGAGCACAAGTGAACATCGTGTGTGCTTCCTGGGGAGCCGGCGAGGGCAAGGCCGAGCAGTGGGACCTGCTGGTGCGTGCCCGGGCGCTGGACAGCACCACGTTTGTGATTGCGTGCGGCCAGGGCGATCCCGAAACCGTCGGCGCGGGCCCCGCAGGCGCGGCACCCACCGGAATTGGCCACAGCGCCGTTGTCACACCCCTGGGCACCGCCGTGGTGGCCCTCGGCGGAAAGCCTGAACTCGCCGTCGTCGACATCGATCCCGCGTCCGTTGACTCCGTGCGCGCCACGCTGCCGGTCCTGGCCAACGCCCGCAGGTTCTGA
- a CDS encoding LLM class flavin-dependent oxidoreductase codes for MERIGFLSFGHWGPGQGSRTRTAADALLQGIELAVAAEELGVDGAFFRVHHFARQQASPFPLLSAIAARTSRLEIGTGVIDMRYENPLYMAEEAAAADLISGGRLQLGISRGSPEPARDGASAFGYRPQSGETDADMARRHTAAFRQAITGAGVAQADPRYAGGASGLLPVQPQSPGLADRIWWGAGSRKTAVWAAELGMNLMSSTLLTEDTGVPFHELQSEQIQLYKEAWAAAGHARTPRVSVSRSVLPIVDEEDNYYFAGSALRDGRDQVGVIDGLTARFGKSYVGAPDRLAEQLAADTAVQTADTLLLTVPNQLGVEYNAKLLGNIVEHVAPALGWSRR; via the coding sequence ATGGAGCGCATTGGATTTCTTTCCTTCGGCCACTGGGGCCCCGGCCAGGGTTCCCGCACCAGGACGGCCGCCGACGCGCTGCTCCAGGGGATCGAACTTGCGGTAGCTGCCGAAGAACTCGGAGTTGACGGCGCATTCTTCCGCGTCCACCATTTCGCGCGCCAGCAGGCCTCGCCCTTCCCTCTACTTTCAGCCATTGCCGCGCGCACCAGCCGCCTGGAAATCGGCACGGGCGTCATCGACATGCGCTACGAGAATCCCCTCTACATGGCGGAGGAGGCGGCTGCCGCAGACCTGATCAGCGGCGGCAGGCTGCAGCTGGGCATCAGCCGCGGCTCACCCGAACCTGCCCGGGACGGCGCGTCGGCTTTCGGATACCGGCCGCAGTCCGGGGAGACCGACGCGGACATGGCCCGGCGCCATACGGCCGCCTTCCGCCAGGCCATTACCGGTGCGGGCGTTGCCCAGGCAGACCCCCGGTACGCCGGCGGCGCCAGCGGCCTCCTGCCCGTCCAGCCCCAGTCCCCGGGTTTGGCGGACCGGATCTGGTGGGGCGCCGGCAGCAGGAAGACCGCGGTGTGGGCGGCGGAACTCGGCATGAACCTGATGAGCTCCACCCTGCTCACCGAGGACACCGGCGTTCCGTTCCATGAACTCCAGTCCGAGCAGATCCAGCTGTACAAGGAGGCATGGGCCGCGGCAGGACATGCGCGCACCCCGCGGGTTTCGGTCAGCCGCAGCGTGCTTCCCATCGTGGATGAAGAGGACAACTACTACTTCGCCGGCAGCGCCCTCCGGGACGGCCGCGACCAGGTGGGCGTGATCGACGGCCTCACAGCCAGGTTCGGCAAGAGCTATGTGGGTGCGCCGGATCGGCTGGCCGAGCAGCTCGCAGCCGACACGGCGGTGCAGACGGCGGACACGCTCCTGCTGACAGTTCCCAATCAACTCGGCGTTGAGTACAACGCCAAGCTCCTTGGCAACATCGTGGAACACGTTGCTCCTGCCCTGGGATGGAGCCGCCGCTGA
- a CDS encoding DUF2848 domain-containing protein: MTALSFELPDGSIKNVQVRHLLNAGYAGREQDEVQAHIAELAELGVPGPTTTPAMYPVSPYLAQQVSEVRVQHGRTSGEAEWALVITDEGVLLTAACDHTDRELEVHGVAWSKNASPDVLGRKAWRLEDVRDHLDRITLRGWVGEGETPDTLIQDSSLEALLTPDYWLEVLAGRGLNQPGTVLISGTVAMTGGVDQFARSWKVEMADPVTGESLDVQYVVEQMPQPIG; the protein is encoded by the coding sequence ATGACGGCTCTCAGCTTTGAACTTCCCGACGGCAGCATCAAGAACGTGCAGGTCCGGCACCTCCTCAACGCCGGCTACGCAGGGCGCGAGCAGGATGAGGTGCAGGCGCACATTGCTGAACTCGCCGAGCTTGGCGTCCCCGGCCCCACCACCACGCCGGCCATGTACCCCGTCTCGCCCTATCTCGCGCAGCAGGTGTCCGAGGTCCGGGTCCAGCATGGGCGGACGTCCGGGGAGGCGGAATGGGCGCTGGTCATCACCGACGAGGGCGTCCTGCTCACCGCCGCCTGTGATCATACGGACCGTGAGCTGGAAGTGCATGGTGTGGCATGGAGCAAGAACGCCAGCCCTGACGTCCTGGGCCGCAAGGCATGGCGGCTTGAGGATGTGCGGGACCACCTGGACCGCATCACGCTGCGGGGCTGGGTAGGGGAGGGGGAAACCCCGGACACCCTCATCCAGGACAGTTCCCTCGAGGCTCTGCTGACGCCGGACTACTGGCTGGAGGTGCTGGCCGGTCGCGGTCTCAACCAGCCGGGCACCGTGCTGATTTCCGGCACCGTGGCGATGACCGGCGGGGTGGACCAGTTCGCCCGCAGCTGGAAGGTGGAGATGGCGGATCCGGTGACTGGAGAGTCGCTGGACGTGCAGTATGTCGTGGAGCAAATGCCGCAACCCATCGGCTAA
- a CDS encoding DUF202 domain-containing protein, translating to MASGAPRPHGDPGLQPERTALAWGRTMLALVTASAFFLRWLPTYGPPILMLLAVSGSAALAIYLTQRRRYRARSHGLAGESIEADLSAVLWTAVAGVVLGALGIVVVVAG from the coding sequence ATGGCATCCGGCGCACCCCGGCCGCACGGCGATCCGGGCCTCCAACCCGAACGGACGGCACTCGCCTGGGGCCGGACCATGTTGGCGCTGGTGACAGCGAGCGCCTTCTTCCTGCGCTGGCTTCCCACCTACGGGCCGCCCATCCTGATGCTCTTGGCAGTGTCCGGCAGCGCCGCCTTGGCCATCTATCTCACCCAGCGCCGCCGCTACCGGGCGAGGTCCCACGGCCTGGCAGGGGAAAGCATCGAAGCGGACCTTTCGGCCGTGCTCTGGACCGCAGTCGCGGGCGTCGTCCTGGGCGCACTGGGCATCGTTGTGGTGGTAGCCGGCTAG
- a CDS encoding DUF202 domain-containing protein, which produces MTKSEQPPGPAAPSSRGRLAERLLPGGEEPDPRFTLANERTFLAWIRTSLALLAGGIAVEAFTSGLFIEPVRKGLAVILLLMGMMLSGGAAVRWLRVERSMRNKAPLPLPFFVPLLAGAGALAAAVVLVFILMR; this is translated from the coding sequence GTGACCAAGAGTGAGCAGCCGCCCGGCCCTGCGGCCCCGTCCTCGCGTGGACGACTCGCGGAACGCCTGCTGCCAGGCGGCGAGGAGCCGGACCCGCGATTTACCCTTGCCAACGAACGCACTTTCCTCGCATGGATCCGCACGTCCCTTGCGCTGCTGGCCGGCGGCATTGCCGTCGAGGCCTTCACGTCAGGCCTGTTCATCGAGCCGGTCCGCAAGGGCCTGGCCGTCATCCTGCTTCTGATGGGCATGATGCTCAGCGGCGGTGCCGCAGTGCGGTGGCTTCGCGTGGAGCGAAGCATGCGCAATAAAGCGCCGCTTCCCCTGCCGTTCTTCGTCCCCCTGTTGGCCGGGGCAGGCGCCCTGGCGGCCGCCGTCGTACTCGTCTTTATCCTCATGCGCTGA
- a CDS encoding DUF2630 family protein, with product MNDQDILTHIQSLVEEEHALREGATGGRAPDQARLKYVEESLDQYWDLLRQRRAKKDSGENPNEAQARPISEVEGYRQ from the coding sequence ATGAATGACCAGGATATTTTGACGCACATCCAGTCCCTGGTGGAGGAGGAGCACGCGCTGCGCGAGGGCGCGACAGGCGGCCGGGCGCCGGACCAGGCGCGGCTCAAGTATGTTGAAGAAAGCCTGGACCAGTATTGGGACCTGCTCCGCCAGCGGAGGGCCAAGAAGGACTCCGGCGAAAACCCGAACGAAGCCCAGGCCCGCCCCATCAGTGAAGTGGAGGGCTACAGGCAGTAG